The Planctomycetaceae bacterium genome segment CGATCGCGTCGCAAGTCGAAGTCCCACGGATCCGCGGGCGAAGAGCCGGACCACGATGGCAGCGTTGAGCAGGCAGGAACAATCATGAACTGGCAGACACCGCTGACGATTCTGATCGTCCTGATTGCGCTTGGCGACATTGTTCGCCGGCTGTGGGTGAGTCTGTCCGGACGAAGTCAGCCCGGCTGCGGTTCAGCCTGTTCCGGGTGCTCCGGCGGTTCGACACAGGAGCCACAGATCGTGTCGCTGGGAACCGGGTCGCCGCGTTCGCATTCCGCGGAGAACTGAGTTCACCGGCGCTGCATGCGGACAACCGCGCAGAGCGAAACCGTTGGGACGAGAAGACGTCGGCCCGAGCCCGTTATGAACCTTCCGGAACGATAATTGGCTGCGGAGTAAATCCGATGATCAGAAAGGCGAGCGTCAGCCAGCCCAGGATCGTCCGCGTTCGCCCCAGCGGCACGGTATCGTCGGCCGTCGGCGGGTGTCTCGGCCCGGTCAGCAGCAGCAGCACGATCAGCAGCACATAGGACACCTTGTTGGAATAGACCATCGCTCCGACGCCAAACGCGATGACACTGAACGCCACCCAGTGGGCCTTTCGTCCGATGAGCGTATACAGGATGTGCCCGCCGTCGAGTTGTCCGACGGGAAGCAGGTTCAATGCTGTGATGAAGATTCCGACCCAGCCTGCCATGTAGAATCCATTGTGCGTGATTTGGCCACCTTCCGGCAGCGGGCCAAGGATTCGTTCGATCATCCACACAACAATCAGCGGCTCACCGAACCTCATTCCGACCGCTTCCGGCGGAATTACGACAATCTGCGACTGGCTGATTCCGTAATACAGAACCGGCAGCGTGACGATCAGGCCCGCCAGAGGACCGGAGATCGCGATGTCGAACATCTGTTTGCGATCCGCGGCGCCTCGACCCTGGAAGATCACGGCGCCCATCGTGCCCAGGGGTGGAATTGGCAGCGGAATGAAATAGGGAAACGACGCGGGAACACGATACCGCACGGCCTGCAGAAAATGGCCCATCTCATGGCACAGCAGAATGGTCATCAGCG includes the following:
- a CDS encoding site-2 protease family protein — translated: MPVRHPPVLIQMPPGYPFPDPESVNRYQWAARRKARRKQLRTSVILFVLTFISTTLAGSGFGQLLLIPSLFGGEPAVALKLMLQLTLQGFTYSIPLMTILLCHEMGHFLQAVRYRVPASFPYFIPLPIPPLGTMGAVIFQGRGAADRKQMFDIAISGPLAGLIVTLPVLYYGISQSQIVVIPPEAVGMRFGEPLIVVWMIERILGPLPEGGQITHNGFYMAGWVGIFITALNLLPVGQLDGGHILYTLIGRKAHWVAFSVIAFGVGAMVYSNKVSYVLLIVLLLLTGPRHPPTADDTVPLGRTRTILGWLTLAFLIIGFTPQPIIVPEGS
- a CDS encoding FeoB-associated Cys-rich membrane protein — protein: RSRRKSKSHGSAGEEPDHDGSVEQAGTIMNWQTPLTILIVLIALGDIVRRLWVSLSGRSQPGCGSACSGCSGGSTQEPQIVSLGTGSPRSHSAEN